The genomic segment AACCGCGCCGGGGTAATATTATTTTTGGGGGTGAGTCGATCGCAGACAAATCCCCCGATAAGCGAGCAAAGCTGGGAATTGGCTATGTCCCCCAAGGACGCGAGATTATTCCGCGTTTGACGGTGAAGGAAAATCTGCTGCTGGGTTTGGAGGCTAGGCGGGAACGCGCCAACAGCCAGGAAATTCCAGAGGAAATCTATGCCCTATTTCCAGTTTTGAAATCGATGCTTTCTCGGATGGGTGGGGATTTGAGCGGGGGACAGCAGCAGCAATTGGCGATCGCACGCGCTTTGATGGGACGCCCCCGGTTACTCGTACTCGACGAACCCACTGAAGGCATTCAACCTTCGATCATTTTGGAAATTGAAGCAGCAGTGCGGGGAATCGTTCAATCCACGGGCATTTCTGTGCTGTTAGTTGAGCAACACTTACACTTTGTGCGGCAAGCCGATCGCTACTATGCTATGCAAAAGGGCGGCATTGTCGCTTCTGGCGCGACTAGCGAACTCAGTCACGATGTGATTCAAAGGTTTCTGGCTGTGTAGCCCTCGATCGGCAAAATTTATCTACATAGTAATATGTATAATAAAATACAAAATTACAACAATTTAATAAATAGTTTAAAAACCGAGTGTCCGAAGGTTAGGCTAGCTGATATGGCAATGCGATCGCAACTATCCGTTTTAGGACTTACGCATTCGATCGCCGCATTTACTACATCTGTAGGGGCAATTCATGAATTGCCACTACATCTAGGGTAAAAGCGCCAACAATCATGGTAAGTCCTGGGTTTGTCATGTGAGTTAAAAGCCAGGTTAACTTGGCCGATCTTTGCTAAGGCGAGGAGTTTTGTTCTGTGCAGCTTAAAGAGGCTAACACTTTCCTTTCTAGGGAAGAAAGTAGGGCGGTTAACTATAAAGTAGAGCGAGAGCGCGAAATTAATACCCTAAAACATCCCCCTAAAGGGATCTTGCGACTGATAAGTCGCTGGCGAATCAACCAGAAAATTAGCTATGGTTATGCCTTGGCAATTGGGATTGCTATTCTCGGAACAGTTGCGGGGTTAGTAACTGGAGAATACTACGAGAAACAGGCAAAGGAGCATCTAACTTATGCCAACGAACAACACAATCTCCTCAATCAATTAAGAAATACCTCTCTAGAGGCGCGATTGCATCAACAACGGCTGGTTCCCGTACTGGGAAATTCTGTTTGGTTGCGATATGAAGTCTTGGAATTCGATCGGAATATTGCCAATTCTAAGACTCTGTTAACTAGAATTAAATACTTTGCTGACAGCAATCCTAACGGTTTAGCAGCAAACAGAAACGAGTTAATAGCCTTGTTGAACGATTACGAAAACACAACCCAATCTTATTCTCAGCTAGTCAAATACATTTTAAAGGAAATCAATGTTTCGGATTTAAAGCCAGAAGAGATTGAGGGGGCGCAGCAGGTGCTGTTGAGGACTATCAGCGGCGAGGTGTCGATCAAGTTCGATCGCCTTGCCGATCGGTTAAGCAGGCTCATCGATACTGCACGATCTCAAGAAAACCAAGGAGCGGGAATTCTGAAGCGGGCTTCGGCGCTGCGATTCTGGATTACAATGGCGAGTATGTGTCTGTCAGGGGCTCTAGCGGCTGTTTTGGCATTTTATACCAGTCGTGCGATCGCTCGTCCTCTCCAAGCTGTTACTAAAGTAGCCCAGCAAGTCGCTCAGGAATCTAATTTTAACCTCCAAGCACCAGTTACCAGTGAAGATGAAATTGGAATTCTAGCAACTTCTCTCAATCAATTGATTAAACAGATTGCCACTTACACTGACGAACTAAATCAAGCACAAGCGCAACTGATTCAGACCGAAAAAATGTCCTCTCTTGGTCAAATGGTAGCAGGTGTCGCCCATGAAATTAACAACCCAATTAACTTTATTTACGGCAACATCGAACACGCCAACGACTACACAGAAGAATTGTTGAAATTAGTACAGCTATATCGGCAGCAGTACCCCAATTCTACCTCCACAATTCAAAACCAGATTGATACAATAGACCTCGACTTTATGACAGAAGATTTGCCCAAACTTTTATCTTCAATGAAAATGGGGGCCGATCGCATCCGTGAGATTGTTTTGTCTTTGCGAAACTTTTCCCGGCTGGATGAAGCAGAAATGAAATCTGTTAATATCCACGCCGGAATTGACAGCACTCTGGTAATTCTTAATCATCGGCTTAAGAATGATATTGAAGTAATTAAGCATTACGGTAATTTGCCTTTGGTTGAGTGTTACCCGGCTCAGCTAAACCAAGTGTTTATGAATATTCTTTCTAACGCCGTTGATGCACTGCTATCTACGGAAAGGCCAACCAACAAGCAGATTGCGATTAGGACAGAAAAGGTTAACGCTAACCTAATTTTAGTAAAGATTTGGGATAATGGTTCCGGTATTTCACGAGAGATAAAAAACAAGCTATTCGATCCATTTTTCACGACTAAGCCAGTAGGCCAAGGCACCGGACTGGGACTTTACATCTGCTATCAGATTGTGGAAAAGCATAAGGGCAGAATTGAAATCAAATCGGAGCCAGGACAAGGAACTGAGTTTGCGATCTCTTTGCCAATCAAAGCAGATTACTCTAAAATGTATTCCTAGCGCTCGCCAAATTTATAGTGGAATGTAAGAAGGTTGAATCAAAAATCTCAGGGATTTTACAAAAGATCCAACCCAAAATTCTAATTTTTACCTTTGGGGCATCTTTGCTGCCGGTTATGTTGGTGTTCAGCGCCGCTTGGCGATTTGTGTATCAACCCCTGACTGATTTGGAAAAAACTCGACTCGACGATCAAGTCCTAGCCTTCCGGGGATACACAGCTGCCACTGGGAAGGGATTGCAAGATTTAGCCAACGGCTATGCAATTTGGACAGATCTATATAACCGCGTTCGGCAGCCCGATCGGCCCTGGATTAAGAGCGAGATTACCGATCAATTAATTTTTTCCACGGATGTTGATAACGTGCAGGTGTTAAGTCGCTTTGGGGAAATACTGGGAGAACGGGGAACGGCTTTGCGATCGACTGCGGTAAAAGAGAGGGTTGCCACTTTAAGCAACCAAAAAAAACCACAACAGGAGTTGGTTACATTTAGCTCTAGCCAGTTATTAATCTTAGTGAGTGCGCCCATCTTCCAAACCGACGGTAAGGGCAACTCACCTGGAACTTTAATAATCGGGCAAACACTGAATGACGCCTGGTTAAGGAAGTTTTTAAATTTCTCCCAACCCACTACCAAGCTCGAAATTATTTCCCTCACCGGGCAGTTAATGCTTTCTAGCACTGACAAAACTAGCAGTGACATTTGGGAGAAAAGTAATTTAACGGCTATCGTGTTACCTGCAATTAAACAAAATCAATCAGTATACCGCATCGAACCGGAATCTGGACATAATACGATCTATGCTCCTATTATTTCTAGACGAAAGCCTGTCGCGATCGCTAAAATTCAGATTGCGTCCAAATATTTTCAGCAAGCATCCTTATTCCTCAATCGCGTGATTTGGATTGGTTTGGGGCTTGCAACCATACTCTCGGTCGCGATCGCTCGCCTACTAGCAAAACAAATTGCCGAGCCGATTAACCAATTAGCAAAGCGTAGCAATACTCTAGCTGCTGGAGATTTAGATGCTCCCATTCCCGGTATTAATTCTGGTGGTGAAGTGGGGCAATTAGCTAATGCTTACCAAGAGATGGCACAAGCTTTAAAAGCGCTCATTGGCAATTTAGAACAGAGGGTAGCCGAACGTACTCAAGAGTTAGAATTAGCTCGGATAATGCTAGAAGAACGAGTCAAAGATCGCACAGAAGAACTTTGGCAAAAAAATCAGCAATTGCAGGAAGCTCACGACCAATTGCAACAGCTAAATTCAGAACTTTCTAGCAAAGCCGAACAACTTTCTCAAGCATTATTAGACCTCAAAAAGGCTCAAGCTCAATTGGTGCAAACTGAAAAAATGTCTAGTTTGGGTCAACTGGTTGCTGGTATTGCTCACGAGATCAACAATCCGATTAACTTTATCTACGCTAACCTCAGTCATGTCAGTCGCTACACGCAAGATTTGCTTGCTCTAATACATCTTTACCAGCAACGCTATTCAGATCCTGAAATTGAACAGCATATTGAAGAAATAGAAATTGATTTCTTGAAAACCGATCTGCTGAAAATTTTATCTTCAATGGGGATAGGGGCCGATCGCATCAGTCAGATTGTCCTATCTTTACGAAACTTTTCGCGACTCGACGAATCAGATATGAAGCTTGTTAACATCCATGAAGGATTGGATAGCACCTTATTAATTTTGCAAAGTCGCTTGAGAGCAAACAAAGAATATCCAGATATTCAGGTGATTAAGCAATACAGCGATCTGCCGATGATAGAGTGCTATCCCAGACAGATAAATCAGGTGTTTATGAATATCATCAGCAATGCAATTGATGAACTGCAAAACCTGAAAGATCGAGAATTTAAACAGATTTTTATTAAGACTGAAGTTGTAGGATCGAATCAAGTTTGTATTAGAATTAAGGATAACGCCCTTGGTATATTATCAGATATAAAATACCAAATATTTGATCCATTTTTCACAACAAAGCCAGTAGGTAAAGGGACTGGCTTGGGACTTTCCATTTCCTATCAAATTATTCAAAAACACGGAGGTAGTATTGATGTAATTTCGGAACCGGGGCAGGGAGCGGAGTTTGCGATCGCGCTGCCTATTAAAGCTACCATGTAGGGTGGTAAATGCTCACACTCTAGAATAATAAAATAATGTTAGAATTTAAAATAACTATGAGTACTAATGCTCCTTGTTTCAAACAATATTGGGAAAGCAAATCCAGAATGTCAGTCAAGGAAAAATTCGGCAATGCTAACGTCTATGCAAATAATGCTAAATCAATACTCAACAAAGCAACGGGCTTTATCGATTATTATGATTTTACCCTAAACCCTTATCGAGGCTGTCAATACGGATGCAGCTACTGTTATGCTGCCGCATTTAGCGCTAACCCTAAAATGCGAGAAGAATGGGGAAACTGGGTAATTATCAAAGAAAATGCAGTTGAAATATTAGAAAAAGAGTTGCAAAAATGGCACAAGAAAAACCTAGATAAATATCCCAGTATTTACATGAGTAGCGTCACCGATCCCTATCAGCCCATCGAATCCAAACAAAAGCTAACTCGAAGCTTATTAGAGGTGATGGTGAAGTATCAACCTACCCTTGTGATTCAAACCCGCAGTCCTATGATTACAAGGGATATTGATATTTTACAACAGTTTCGGCGTTTGCGGATTAATATGAGCATTCCTACAGGTAGCGAGTCAGTTAGAAAAGATTTTGAGCCGCGATCGCCTAGCATTCCAGCCAGACTCAACGCTATTGGAAAATTGGTCCACAATATTCCTTGCGATCAAAACCACGATGTGAGATTTTCTGTTACAGTGACACCGCTACTTCCCACCTTTCCAGATGACGAGGTGGCTTTTATCCAAAAACTAGAAATTGTCGATCGAGTAGTAATTCAGGAATTTCACGCTAGCCAAAATCGTTCCCATGTCGCAGGGACACGCGAAGAAGCTTTGGATATTAAGCAAAAATACGCTTGGTGGTATGATAAAGAGCGAGTAAACTACCTCAAGTTTAAGCAGAACTTAGTGTCTCTGCTGCCTAGCGTTGAAATTAAGGAAGGTAAGCAAGGATTTGGCTACGAATAATCCTATAGAAAATTGGTGGCGTTCTTATCAGTTTCGCGCCGCCCTCAAAAAAGGTAACACGATCCTTGCAGATCAACTGTTACGGCAAATACAAAGTGCTGGTGCAAGACTATCATGGCCCGAAAAGTTATATAAAGAAAAACTACAGTTTGAACAAACCACGCGGGACTATCGCCAACAAATCTCCGCACAATATCGACAACTCAGTCAATTCCGCCAGCAGCTTGAAGAATTAGAGCCAAATCAACAAGTTGGCAAACCTGCTAATCTATTAGCACCTGAACCAGAGTTTATCGAATTTATATCACAAAACTTTAAATTGGTTGAGCATGATGAAAATATGCTCCAATGCACGGGAATTGACCGATGTGTTTTTGATGACTTTGAGGAGAACCTAGCTGACTTTATCAAAGAAGAGTTTAGTTCACTTAGTCGTAAAAGTAATTTCAAATCTTTACTAGATGATGCAATTGAAGATATTACCATGCTAAAAAGTGGGCAAGACCCGCAATACAGGTTTGAGCTAAGTCCCCACGTCTACTTGATGAGATACTTTTTAGATAACGTTTATTGTGCTTATCTAGCTTGGTTTCTCATCTACAAGTCTGGGTTACTACCAACTAATATCAACATTCTTGATATTGCTGCTGGCCCAGGTACAGTTGCTTACGGACTTGCTTTATTGCTACAGAGCAGTAGTAGCTTGTTTGCCATACCTCCAATGCACGTTTCATACTACTCTCTGGAACAACAAAAAGCCTTCCAGTACCGAGGACTTCAGTTTTGGCGAAAATACATAGAGCCTCAAGAAACAGCCACAAACGCTTATTTTCGTTTCGATACTTCCAGCATTTTCGATTATGATAAGGATTCGAGAAGAATACCACCTGATTTCTTTGATTTTGTGGTAATTTCTCACTGTTTCTTTTCCGATCCAGAAAGGCGGAATAAATCTCAAGCTGTTTATAACGAAATATTTACCAATTGCCTGAAAGAGAACGGTCATGTACTGTTGATAGTGCAGGAGAAGAAGTTATTTATGCCATATGGAGTTAGGCAAAGTGAAAGTCGGAGTCAGGAAGAAAGTGTTGTTAAAAGATTTGTTGAAGATCTGGGATTGAATTTAGTTTGGTACAAATACCTCACATCAAGGGATAGAAGAGAACCTGTTTCACCTGCTGATTTCGGAAAGTTTGCACGCGAAAATTTAGCTGGTCAAAGATATATGAGTCCACTTTTACGTCAGTACGTCAAATTAAAGTATGACGCTAACTACACACTGGATGATTATGTAATTTTGGCGAAAAGATAATGAGAGTAAGATCCGCCTATCAATGACCGATCATCCAAGGTCGATCGTGATGATGGTGATGATGCTTGTGCGTTTGAGGCTTTTTACTTTCCGAACGATTTAGTTAATTTTGAAAATAATTGTTAAAATAATGAGATTCACATTTACATAGAAGAATTGCAGCAAAGTGGAAATTTTGGAATAAAATACGAATGATTGAAGTTTCAACCGGATGGCATGGCAACCTCAATTTAGTGTATGCTTCTAGCACTGGGAATACCCAGCTAATTCACGCTAGATCCCAAGCACCTCTGAAAATCCAACGCCCTTTTTATCCAGAGGGTGCAGATGTTTGTCATAGCGTAATTCTGCATACTGCTGGGGGAGTTGTAGGCGGAGACAGGCTATCTCTCGATTTTCACCTCCAACCGAATGCCAAAGCTTTAATTACTACAGCTGCCGCTAGTAAAATTTATCGCAGTAACGGGTTAGAAGCCAGACAAACTATTAAGATGCAAATCGATGCTGGTGCTTGTTTGGAGTGGTTACCGCAGGAAACAATTGTTTTTAACGGGGCGGTTTATAGGCAAGATTTGCGAGTAGAATTAGCACCGGGCGCAACTTGGTTGGGTTGGGAAATTACGCGATTTGGACGTACTGCTAGAGGCGAGAAATTTTTGGAGGGAGATTGGCGCAGTCATACGGAAGTTTGGCAGGAAAAAAGACCGTTGTGGATTGACAGACAATGGTTACCAGCAGGGTCAGAAATTATCGATAGTCCGCACGGATTGGGTGGAGAAGCGATCGCAGCCAGTCTCGCTTGGGTGGGCCGATCGGTCCCACCAGAAATAGTGCAAAAAGCGAGAATGCTTTGGGCCGATCGAAACGCCGATCCTACAAGAGGCGAAGCCGGAGTCACCAGGCTGGCATCAGGCTTACTGTGTCGCTATCGTGGCTCTTCGACTACGGAGGTGAGAAACTGGTTTAAAGATGTTTGGCATCTGTTGCGCCTATCCTTTTTGGGACGTCCCAGTTGTGTGCCACGAGTTTGGCCTTTTTGACACGCTCAGCTAATCTGATACAGTTTAAATGGTATTGTATCTGAAACTAAAAAACAGTTTAACCATGCAACTCACGCCACAGGAAAAAGACAAACTGCTGATTTTTACTGCTGCCCTATTAGCAGAACGACGCAAGCAAAGAGGGTTAACTTTGAATTACCCAGAAGCAGTGGCGTATATTTCGGCAGCGATTTTGGAAGGTGCCAGAGATGGCCGCACAGTAGCAGATTTAATGAGCTATGGCACAACTCTGCTGACGCGGGAAGAAGTGATGGAAGGGGTGCCAGAAATGGTGCATGAAGTGCAAGTAGAGGCAACTTTCCCTGATGGGACAAAACTCGTTACAGTTCACAATCCAATTCGATAAAAAAGGAATGCTTAAATGTTAGCGAACGATTGGAAATGTAGGCGACGATCGCCCCTTATCAAAATTCAGTTTTATTAGAAAATATTAATGTTTACGATTGCAACAGAGTACCAGGCTCTTTTTGGATGAAAGTAGTTGCTGATTAAGGATTAGTTATGAAAATTGCGTTTATCGTTTACAGGGGAATGACTGCGTTAGATTTGATCGGAGTGTACGATCCGCTAACTCGGCTGAAAACAATGGGATTTATGCCAGATTTGGAATGGGAAATTGTAGCTATTTCCCCAGAAGTAAGCGATGGCGCTGGACTTCGTTTTATCCCAACAAAAGTAGGCGAATCGCTGCAAGATTATGACATGGTAATTGTGCCAGGTGGAGTTACTGCTGGAGTCCTGAAATTAATTGAGGAAATGGAGTTAGTAGAATGGCTGAAAACGGCTAATTATTGCCAGTTTAAAGTTTCTGTCTGTACGGGTTCTTTGCTTTTGGGTGCAGCAGGATTCTTAGCCGGAAAAAAAGCCACCACCCATCCCAATGCTTTCAACGAACTTCAGAAATATTGTGCTTCTGTGGTAAACGAAAGAATTGTGGATGAAGGCGGGGTGATTACTGCTAGAGGCGTTACCTCATCTATAGATTTAGGATTATATCTGTGTGAGAAATTTGCAGGTCGAGAGGTAAAAGAGAAAATTCGTCAGCGAATGGACTATCCTTATGGAATATAAACTATTAATAGGAGAGCAAAAATGATTCCAGGAGAAACGATCGTACAAGAAGGGGAAATAGAACTGAATGCGGGGCGTTCTACGGTGGGGTTGCGGGTAGCAAATACAGGCGATCGGCCCATTCAAATTGGCTCTCACTTTCACTTTTACGAAGTGAACGAAGCACTAGATTTTGACAGAGAACAAGCACGAGGAATGCGCTTGGATATCCCCGCAGGTACAGCGGTACGCTTTGAACCGGGAGATGAAAAAGAAGTGCAGTTAGTCCCCTTTGTCGGTAGCCGTCAAGTTTACGGATTCAATGGCAGAATTAATGGCTCATTAGAATAAGTATAATGGTAGTGTAATGCAAGTTTCGATTATTTGGAAGCGCGTCAAGCCGATTTTGGACGAAAAACCAGTAATTTGACTTGAGTCACGGTCTCTGGTTTAGGTTAGTCAATGGGATAGTTCATAATTAATTATGATAGATAGTCTTGATGGGAGGATACGATCGTGGTTTCGATCCTAGAGGCACAGAAGGCAGTTAATATTATTTATCCCGACAGCGATGAGCAACCAATGGCAGATAATACAAAGCAATTTCGCTGGATTATGGTCATCCATCACAACTTAGAATGGCTATTTGCCAAGGATGAGAATGTATTTGTGGCGGGGGATCTGCTGTGGTATCCGGTGGAGGGAAATAATAAACTGCGTCAAGCGCCAGATGTGATGGTAGTGTTTGGAGTTAAGAAAGGCGATCGCGGTTCTTATATGCAATGGAAAGAGGGAGGCGTTACGCCGCAGGTGGTGTTTGAGATTCTTTCTCCTGGCAATACATTGACAGAAATGAATCGTAAGCAGGTTTTTTATAACCGCTATGGGGTGGAAGAATACTATGTGTATGACCCGGATAAAAATGATTTGAGCGGTTGGTTGCGGGGAGACAATGGGTTAGACGTGATTGAGACAATGGCAGATTGGGTAAGTCCCCAGTTGGGAATTCGGTTTGATTTATCCCAGGAGGCGTTGCAGCTTTTTCGTCCAGATGGCGTGCCATTTGCCAGCTACTCAGAAATTTCTCAACGGTTGGAAGTGGCATTACAGGAGGTGGAACAGGAACGACAACGGGCGGAACAGGAACGACAACGGGCAGAACAGGAACGACAACGGGCAGAACGATTGGCTGAACGTTTGAGAACGATGGGGATCGATCCAGAGGCGGTTGATTGAGGTGGCGTTGCGATGGCGCTAGCAGGCGCGGCTAGGGCGTGTTTTCAAACTCGATCGGCTTCGTTTCTGACGATTGAGATCCCCCTAAATCCCCCTTAAAAAGGGGGACTTTGAGTTTCTTTCCCCCCTTTTTTAAGGGGGGTTAGGGGGGCTCTAAGGGTTTGAAAACACGCCCTAGCGCCATCTCTTTTCTTTTTGGAAATTTCTTGTTTGTCCTTATTCATCCGGCAAGAAACTTTCTCCCCATTTCACTTCAACTTTACCGCTGGGGCTAAACACAACCTTAAATTCAGCGACAGGCTTATTGATTACTAGCTTATTAGGTAGTATGAGAGTCTCATCCTTTGCCTTGCCGTCATCGGGTTTAGATAACAATTTGGGTAAGGGAGTAGTTGGAAGTAAATCAATCGCCAGTTTATCGATCGGTTCGTAGGAAACGACCGCTCCTTCCGTATCCACTAACACCCGATATACTAGATCGCGATCGAAATTGGCCGAGGTTTTATCAGTTTCTTTATTGCTAGATATTTGCCAATTTTGCACAATTAATTTTTGCAGATCCTCTTGCAACTTCTGGATCTTTTTCTCATCAGTAATAGCTGCCAGAGAATCGGCAGCGGCAGAGTCCAAACTAGAGGGAATCTCAGAGGGGATAACACCAGCCCCAGCTTTCAGTGCGATCGGTGCTTTTAAACTGTTTTTCTCCAGATCCAGGGCATCGCCGATTAACTCGTTAATTTTTTTCCTGTCACTGACGGTAAGCAATCGATGCTGGAATACTATATATTTATATTCTCTGGAAACCTTGTTCTCAATAACTCCGATCGCTTGTTCGACCGCCTCATGAGCCGCATAGCTGGGTGCTTCATCCACAATTGATTGTAGAGGTTGATTGGGATCGAGCAGCATATTTGCCAACCTGCGAGTCAAAGGAACAATCCCAAACACATTTACCTTTTTCTCTAAACCCAATTCTTTAACTGCTTTAAGACCAATTTCTGTAGTCATCTCAGAGCCTCCCCACAGAACATTGATATTTGGGTGATTTTTGAGCATTTCCTTCACCTTATCGACCTCTTCTGGGGTTTTGGCATCCGTCGTTCCCGTTTGCTCCCAAACAACGCCGGAATCTTTCATCCCTTTCGCAAAGCCCTGCAAATAAGGATAAAGGCGAGTTGAATCTGCCCCATCCACCAGACCTACATTTAGCTCTCTAACCTGTTGCTTGTTATTTGGTTTAGCCCAAATTCCTATATACCTGCCAAGGTCGTAACCCATCTGTAAAGAATCACTTTCATAACAAGCAAATACAACTTTCTGAGCTTCTTTCGGCA from the Argonema galeatum A003/A1 genome contains:
- the urtE gene encoding urea ABC transporter ATP-binding subunit UrtE; translation: MLQVSGVNVYYGESHILRDVDLSVPAGEMVCLIGRNGVGKTTLLKTIMGLLKPRRGNIIFGGESIADKSPDKRAKLGIGYVPQGREIIPRLTVKENLLLGLEARRERANSQEIPEEIYALFPVLKSMLSRMGGDLSGGQQQQLAIARALMGRPRLLVLDEPTEGIQPSIILEIEAAVRGIVQSTGISVLLVEQHLHFVRQADRYYAMQKGGIVASGATSELSHDVIQRFLAV
- a CDS encoding sensor histidine kinase, which encodes MQLKEANTFLSREESRAVNYKVEREREINTLKHPPKGILRLISRWRINQKISYGYALAIGIAILGTVAGLVTGEYYEKQAKEHLTYANEQHNLLNQLRNTSLEARLHQQRLVPVLGNSVWLRYEVLEFDRNIANSKTLLTRIKYFADSNPNGLAANRNELIALLNDYENTTQSYSQLVKYILKEINVSDLKPEEIEGAQQVLLRTISGEVSIKFDRLADRLSRLIDTARSQENQGAGILKRASALRFWITMASMCLSGALAAVLAFYTSRAIARPLQAVTKVAQQVAQESNFNLQAPVTSEDEIGILATSLNQLIKQIATYTDELNQAQAQLIQTEKMSSLGQMVAGVAHEINNPINFIYGNIEHANDYTEELLKLVQLYRQQYPNSTSTIQNQIDTIDLDFMTEDLPKLLSSMKMGADRIREIVLSLRNFSRLDEAEMKSVNIHAGIDSTLVILNHRLKNDIEVIKHYGNLPLVECYPAQLNQVFMNILSNAVDALLSTERPTNKQIAIRTEKVNANLILVKIWDNGSGISREIKNKLFDPFFTTKPVGQGTGLGLYICYQIVEKHKGRIEIKSEPGQGTEFAISLPIKADYSKMYS
- a CDS encoding ATP-binding protein, which translates into the protein MLVFSAAWRFVYQPLTDLEKTRLDDQVLAFRGYTAATGKGLQDLANGYAIWTDLYNRVRQPDRPWIKSEITDQLIFSTDVDNVQVLSRFGEILGERGTALRSTAVKERVATLSNQKKPQQELVTFSSSQLLILVSAPIFQTDGKGNSPGTLIIGQTLNDAWLRKFLNFSQPTTKLEIISLTGQLMLSSTDKTSSDIWEKSNLTAIVLPAIKQNQSVYRIEPESGHNTIYAPIISRRKPVAIAKIQIASKYFQQASLFLNRVIWIGLGLATILSVAIARLLAKQIAEPINQLAKRSNTLAAGDLDAPIPGINSGGEVGQLANAYQEMAQALKALIGNLEQRVAERTQELELARIMLEERVKDRTEELWQKNQQLQEAHDQLQQLNSELSSKAEQLSQALLDLKKAQAQLVQTEKMSSLGQLVAGIAHEINNPINFIYANLSHVSRYTQDLLALIHLYQQRYSDPEIEQHIEEIEIDFLKTDLLKILSSMGIGADRISQIVLSLRNFSRLDESDMKLVNIHEGLDSTLLILQSRLRANKEYPDIQVIKQYSDLPMIECYPRQINQVFMNIISNAIDELQNLKDREFKQIFIKTEVVGSNQVCIRIKDNALGILSDIKYQIFDPFFTTKPVGKGTGLGLSISYQIIQKHGGSIDVISEPGQGAEFAIALPIKATM
- a CDS encoding SPL family radical SAM protein gives rise to the protein MSTNAPCFKQYWESKSRMSVKEKFGNANVYANNAKSILNKATGFIDYYDFTLNPYRGCQYGCSYCYAAAFSANPKMREEWGNWVIIKENAVEILEKELQKWHKKNLDKYPSIYMSSVTDPYQPIESKQKLTRSLLEVMVKYQPTLVIQTRSPMITRDIDILQQFRRLRINMSIPTGSESVRKDFEPRSPSIPARLNAIGKLVHNIPCDQNHDVRFSVTVTPLLPTFPDDEVAFIQKLEIVDRVVIQEFHASQNRSHVAGTREEALDIKQKYAWWYDKERVNYLKFKQNLVSLLPSVEIKEGKQGFGYE
- a CDS encoding photosystem II assembly protein is translated as MATNNPIENWWRSYQFRAALKKGNTILADQLLRQIQSAGARLSWPEKLYKEKLQFEQTTRDYRQQISAQYRQLSQFRQQLEELEPNQQVGKPANLLAPEPEFIEFISQNFKLVEHDENMLQCTGIDRCVFDDFEENLADFIKEEFSSLSRKSNFKSLLDDAIEDITMLKSGQDPQYRFELSPHVYLMRYFLDNVYCAYLAWFLIYKSGLLPTNINILDIAAGPGTVAYGLALLLQSSSSLFAIPPMHVSYYSLEQQKAFQYRGLQFWRKYIEPQETATNAYFRFDTSSIFDYDKDSRRIPPDFFDFVVISHCFFSDPERRNKSQAVYNEIFTNCLKENGHVLLIVQEKKLFMPYGVRQSESRSQEESVVKRFVEDLGLNLVWYKYLTSRDRREPVSPADFGKFARENLAGQRYMSPLLRQYVKLKYDANYTLDDYVILAKR
- a CDS encoding urease accessory protein UreD encodes the protein MIEVSTGWHGNLNLVYASSTGNTQLIHARSQAPLKIQRPFYPEGADVCHSVILHTAGGVVGGDRLSLDFHLQPNAKALITTAAASKIYRSNGLEARQTIKMQIDAGACLEWLPQETIVFNGAVYRQDLRVELAPGATWLGWEITRFGRTARGEKFLEGDWRSHTEVWQEKRPLWIDRQWLPAGSEIIDSPHGLGGEAIAASLAWVGRSVPPEIVQKARMLWADRNADPTRGEAGVTRLASGLLCRYRGSSTTEVRNWFKDVWHLLRLSFLGRPSCVPRVWPF
- the ureA gene encoding urease subunit gamma; the encoded protein is MQLTPQEKDKLLIFTAALLAERRKQRGLTLNYPEAVAYISAAILEGARDGRTVADLMSYGTTLLTREEVMEGVPEMVHEVQVEATFPDGTKLVTVHNPIR
- a CDS encoding DJ-1/PfpI family protein, with translation MKIAFIVYRGMTALDLIGVYDPLTRLKTMGFMPDLEWEIVAISPEVSDGAGLRFIPTKVGESLQDYDMVIVPGGVTAGVLKLIEEMELVEWLKTANYCQFKVSVCTGSLLLGAAGFLAGKKATTHPNAFNELQKYCASVVNERIVDEGGVITARGVTSSIDLGLYLCEKFAGREVKEKIRQRMDYPYGI
- a CDS encoding urease subunit beta; amino-acid sequence: MIPGETIVQEGEIELNAGRSTVGLRVANTGDRPIQIGSHFHFYEVNEALDFDREQARGMRLDIPAGTAVRFEPGDEKEVQLVPFVGSRQVYGFNGRINGSLE
- a CDS encoding Uma2 family endonuclease, whose amino-acid sequence is MVSILEAQKAVNIIYPDSDEQPMADNTKQFRWIMVIHHNLEWLFAKDENVFVAGDLLWYPVEGNNKLRQAPDVMVVFGVKKGDRGSYMQWKEGGVTPQVVFEILSPGNTLTEMNRKQVFYNRYGVEEYYVYDPDKNDLSGWLRGDNGLDVIETMADWVSPQLGIRFDLSQEALQLFRPDGVPFASYSEISQRLEVALQEVEQERQRAEQERQRAEQERQRAERLAERLRTMGIDPEAVD